A part of Arachis hypogaea cultivar Tifrunner chromosome 12, arahy.Tifrunner.gnm2.J5K5, whole genome shotgun sequence genomic DNA contains:
- the LOC112727027 gene encoding CDT1-like protein a, chloroplastic: MRSSLEASPSSSCRSKKHKDLSSKLVSSDSVSLNTKTPEKPPELTRHTRRTRNRGVALSLSEVRRVAKGLQEQRGHETTSFGDKSARRQIELRSPSKPQKTSSDEEEAFKLPEKYEILGEYFARLDCSIRLLRMKGMTPSFSKISHKIESLTDRRFTLGHLAQLKFVLPEAIVAKKVLVFDEKTSCMKPDLHVTINYDAVEYESKSPTEGGRGMLLRKLFRARLRDFVESHPGGDEIPEEALPEPFNPKQHRLSDILTRPFSSKATISDADVAHPSTVSSAVIPDNDTEIDLEPVRTSIESLNQQPSAASHVPQSFRRRFSQRLKENGTDKNALEKLPSDSLQTVVLPDSESSLSEKPTSEGASNEVCLTNCSSSSAPLATPCKTIEHTENNGSQKCFDAVSTPAKCISTPASITPALPTPPKRQFMSPEDNSSTTTNKLVRRPPPSLRSLKFETPVKNKVAEKEKFETPVKNKEAEEEYDDLLDVLPESLLQSIREKEIQAMEERDPAISQAKRRRKMIAGLPKIFNMIHLLLQSMNRSVITKEELVSKIISGNCDIVDRREVEEQLNLLLELAPEWISEKLASSGDFLFCINKMVDAVTIRASLQEAK, translated from the exons atgagatcttCGTTAGAGGCTTCACCATCTTCATCATGCAGATCGAAGAAACACAAGGATCTGAGCTCAAAACTCGTTTCTTCAGATTCGGTTTCGCTCAATACCAAGACACCGGAGAAGCCACCGGAGCTGACGCGCCACACGCGCCGCACGCGCAATCGTGGCGTAGCGCTCTCGTTGTCGGAGGTGCGGAGAGTTGCCAAGGGCCTCCAGGAGCAGCGCGGccatgaaacgacgtcgtttggcgACAAATCTGCGAGGAGGCAGATCGAGCTGCGTTCGCCGAGCAAACCACAAAAAACCAGTTCCGATGAAGAAGAAGCCTTCAAGCTTCCCGAAAA GTATGAGATTTTGGGCGAGTATTTTGCTAGGTTGGATTGTTCGATTCGATTGCTGCGCATGAAAGGAATGACACCGTCTTTCTCCAAAATCAGCCACAAGATTGAAAGTTTAACTGATAG GAGGTTTACACTTGGTCATTTGGCTCAGTTGAAATTCGTGTTGCCCGAGGCAATTGTGGCTAAGAAGGTTTTAGTGTTTGATGAGAAGACAAGTTGTATGAAGCCAGATCTGCATGTCACTATTAACTATGATGCGGTGGAGTATGAATCAAAGTCGCCAACCGAAGGCGGCCGGGGCATGCTGTTGAGGAAGTTGTTCCGTGCACGGCTGAGAGATTTTGTTGAATCCCATCCTGGG GGAGATGAAATTCCGGAAGAAGCGCTACCCGAACCATTCAACCCAAAGCAACATCGTCTATCAGACATATTGACAAGGCCTTTCTCATCTAAGGCGACAATATCGGATGCAGATGTAGCTCACCCTTCAACAGTATCATCGGCAGTCATTCCGGATAATGACACTGAAATAGACTTAGAACCTGTTAGGACATCAATTGAATCCCTTAACCAGCAACCATCAGCAGCCTCTCATGTGCCTCAATCTTTCAGAAGACGGTTCTCTCAGAGGTTGAAGGAAAAtggaacagataaaaatgcactGGAAAAATTGCCATCAGATTCATTGCAAACCGTGGTTTTACCGGATTCAGAGTCAAGCCTGAGTGAAAAACCTACCTCAGAAGGAGCCAGTAATGAAGTATGCCTCacaaattgttcttcatctagtGCTCCACTTGCTACTCCATGCAAAACCATTGAACATACAGAAAATAATGGGTCTCAAAAATGCTTTGATGCTGTGTCAACCCCAGCCAAATGTATTTCTACTCCAGCCAGCATAACACCTGCATTGCCTACGCCTCCTAAGAGACAATTCATGAGTCCAGAGGATAACTCTTCCACTACTACTAACAAGTTGGTTAGGCGCCCACCTCCATCGTTAAGGTCGTTGAAATTCGAAACTCCGGTTAAAAATAAGGTTGCAgagaaagagaaatttgaaaCTCCAGTTAAAAATAAGGAGGCAGAGGAAGAATATGATGATCTTTTGGATGTTCTCCCTGAGAGTCTTCTGCAATCG ATTAGAGAAAAGGAAATACAAGCAATGGAGGAAAGAGATCCAGCTATTTCACAAGCAAAGAGACGGCGAAAAATGATAGCTGGCCTACCTAAGATCTTTAACATGATTCACCTCTTGCTCCAGTCAATGAACCGCTCCGTTATCACGAAAGAGGAGCTTGTGAGCAAGATAATCTCTGGCAATTGTGATATTGTTGATAGAA GAGAAGTAGAAGAACAATTGAATTTGTTGCTAGAACTAGCACCAGAATGGATTTCTGAGAAGTTGGCCTCTAGTGGAGATTTCCTTTTCTG CATAAATAAAATGGTGGACGCCGTGACCATACGCGCATCACTTCAAGAAGCAAAATGA